The nucleotide sequence TGGATTCCGGGGCCCCTTCCCCGGAATGACAGAAAGGTGGGGTTTTGTTTGACTATTCCCGCCAGGCTTGGATTCCATCTCTTCGCGCCGAAAGCGCTCCGTTCCGGAATGACAAAATGAAAAATTCCTTGCCAAGATCGGCAGGGATGATAAATGTGGTTTTTAGCCTTAAATTCCCACAAGGAGAAACGATAATGAAAACCAAGCTTTCGCTTTGCAAGCGGCTGGCCGGCACCCTGATGCTGGTGCTGATGGCCGGATTGCTTTCCGCGCAAACCCCTTTGTTTACTTTTAACGTGGATGACCTCGAAGCCACCGAACGCAACACGGTCTGGCTCTTCGATTTTGACAGCCCTTCCTTTCCCACCCATGACGGGGACTGGTACAGCTTCGGCGACACCCCGCTATATCTCGCTTATCCCTTTTTGCACTACTACGCCGAGGACATCGTGCGCATGGGCAATCCCACCAACGAAGGCGGGCTGACCGTGATCACCTGCGGCCAGGAAAGCATTCCCTTCACCGACGACCCCAGCCAGATCGGCATCACCTTCTCACCTTTTGGGCTCATCGATCTGGACCAGGTGAATCTGGTGAATCCGGGCAATCCCTGGCAAACCCCGGGCGAATCTGGAGACATCCGCACCTATTCCGGCTCCAGCGGCTACATCACTTTTGGAGGTGAAAACAAACTCCGCATCCTGGATCTGGAATATGTGATCACCACCCCCTATCCCACCGGACAGGAAATCCACGACTTCATTCAAACCCTTCCCTACTCCCTGCCCTACGGCTGGGGCACAACCGAAAATATCGGTCCCGGGATCTTTTACGGCCAGACCGGCTACGGCACCGGAATTGTGGATGTGTTCAACAGCGATCCCGCCTGGGCGGCGCTGTTCGAGGACGTGGGCCATGTGGTCACCATCGAGATGCGGAACATCGTTTCCCGCACCACCCTGAACTCCACCTACCACGATTTTGACATGCTGCTCTATGCCGGCACCGAGCCCAACGTCCCCGTGGTGTTGAGCGGCTTCACCGCCGCGGTCAACGCCGCCAACCAGCCGGTGTTGAACTGGAACACCGCCTCCGAGAACGACCTGGTCGGCTTCCGGGTGCTGGGCTCCACCGCTTCGGCCATGGCTGACGCCATCAACCTCACCCCAGTCCTGATCCCGGCCCAAAACTGCAGCTGCGGCGCTGACTACAGCTTCACCGCCTGGGAATTTGACACTCCCGGCACCTACTGGTTCTGGCTGGAAAGCCTGGACATGGTGGGGACAAGCGACTTCTTCGGCCCCGTCTCCGTGACCGTTGGCGCCACCCAGACCCCCGCCCTGCCGGAGCGCAGCAGCCTGGGCAGCGTCTATCCCAACCCCTTCGCCGGCGGCGCCACGGCCAGCATCCCCGTCGAGATCAAAGCCGGCGACAGCGGCGAGCTAAGCATCTACAACCTCTCCGGCCAGCGCGTGGCCTCCTTCCCAGTGCAGCAGGGCAGCCAAACCCTCTCCTGGAATGGCCTGGACCTCAGCGGCAAAGCCTGCGCCAGCGGCATCTATTTCTACCGCCTGAGCGCCGGCAATCACCAGGAAACCAAAAAACTCATCATCCTTAAATAATACCGTCTTCCATTCAGATAGAAGGACCCGGCCCCAGCGGCCGGGTTTTTTCCTGCCATGAAAAAAGCCTCTCTTTCAAACTGGGTGGGTAAAGCTCGGAAGGTCGACGTCCCCGTCGACCAAAAGCCCCAGGGCTTTGCTACCTCCTACGAACCAACTGCCTGGAGAAAGCCAGCTCCTGCGGAGCTTGGTCGACGAGGACGTCGACCTTCCATTCCTCAAAGAAAAAGCCCCTGCCAAAATGGGGCAGGGGCTTCAAATGGAGATCGGATCAGCCTGTCAGGCTTTCTTCCAGTGGAATTCCTTTTCCAGATAGAGGTAGAAGTTTTCCCGGTTGTGGGGCTTGTAGCTGTCTCCGGCTTTGTAATCCTTGCATTTTTGCTTGATGTCGGCCAGGTTGGCGTCGGTTTTTTCGCGACCATAAACCTTGAGGATATGAGCCATTTCGTGTTCCTGTTCGCAGGCAACGAGGTTCGCGTCTTGGTTTGCCATGTTTTACTCCTTGTTATTATATTGTTTGATAATATACTAATCCGCTTGGCTGGCGCTGGCAACTTTCCCGGTCATTTTGCGGCGCGGACGAGGGCTCACTTCACCAGGCGGTAAGTGGGATAAGCCAGATCGATTTTTCCTCGGCGCCAAAGCGGGTGAGGATCTGTTCCCAGATCTTCTCCGCGCCGCCCCTTCTTTTTCTGATCTCGGTCAGATACCTGATCGTGAGCATTACGCCGCTGTCTTCCACGGAGGTGTAAACAATGGGCGTGATGCTGCGGTAATAGATCAGGAATTTCCTGGCTGAGGCGATTATCTCCTGCTCGGCCTCCTTGATCATGGGGCCGGAATGCTCGTCGATGATGCTTTGCAATATGGCCTTGGCTTTCTGCCAATCGCTTTCAAAGGTGATCAATACCGGGATCTCGTTCCAGATGTATTTGAAACCCATGTCGAAATTGCACAGGGCCTGCTCGAACACCTTGCCGTTGGGGATGTGGATGATCCTGCCTGTGCTCTGGTCTGCCTGCACCCAGTTGCCGATCTCCAGGATGGAAAACTGAAAGACCCGGATGTCGATCACGTCTCCGGCATGCTCACCAACCTGGATGCGGTTTCCCACCACAAAAGGCTTTCTCCACAGGATAAAGATCCAGGCCACAAAATTGACCAGGGGGTCCCTCAGGGCGATGGCGATGCCGGCGCTCAGCAAACCCAGGAAAGTCGCGGCGGATTCGAAAGCCTGAAACCAGATCCTGCCCACCACCAGGATCCCCAGGGTCACCAACACATAGCCGATCGTCTTTTTGAGGTTGTAGCGCGTTTTGGGGTCTTCCACCCGCCGGTGCGTAATGCTCACCAGCAGCCAGTGGATCAGCCAAAACAGGGCGATAACCGCCACCGAACCAAGGATCTTGCGGATCATGGGATCCTGGATGAAGGGGATCAGGTCGTTCAGTTTTTCCATATCTTTTCCTGCCTTGTTTTAGGCTTTGGATTCCACACTTCTCACAGAGATCATCCCTGTCAAGATTTCTCTCACGGCCCGTCTTTGCCTGGGCTTGTATCCCGTTCTCCACTGGCTTTGGGGCCTTTTCCCGGTTTTTTTGCTTGACAGCACCGGGGCGTGACATTTTTGGGTCATTTTATCGCATAAAATCAAGCGATCCCGCTTTTTGGGATAAAGACAAGGTGACACCGATGGAGATCAGCAAAACCTACGCAGCAACTCAGATCGAGCCGAAATGGTATCGCTTCTGGGAGGATAAAGGCTATTTCAAGCCGGGCGGAGACGCGTCCAAACCGCCTTTCACCATTTTGATACCGCCGCCCAACGTGACCGGCATCCTGCACATCGGCCACGTGCTCAACAACACCCTGCAGGATGTGGTGGTGCGCTATCACAGGATGCTGGGCGAACCCACGCTCTGGCTGCCGGGCGTCGATCACGCCGGCATCGCCACCCAGAACATGGTGGAAAAGGAACTGGCCAAATCCGGCCAATCCCGCCACGACGTGGGCCGCGAGAAACTGCTGGAACTCATCTGGGCCTGGAAACAGGAAAAAGGCGACCGCATCATCGACCAGCTCAAGCTGCTGGGCTCTTCCTGCGATTGGGAGCGGCTGCGCTTCACCATGGACGACCAGCTTTCCCGCGCCGTGAAAGAGGTCTTCGTGAGCCTTTACGAGCAAGGCCTGATCTACAAGGGAAAATACATCATCAACTGGTGCCCGCGCTGCGTGACCGCCCTGGCCAACGACGAGGTGGAGCACGCCGACGAAACCGGCAAACTCTGGCATATCCGCTATCCCTTTGCCGACGGCAGCGGCCATCTGGTGGTGGCCACCACCCGGCCGGAAACCATGCTGGGCGATACCGCCGTGGCGGTGAATCCCAAGGATGAACGCTTTCAAAACCTGATCGGCAGGGAAGTGCGGCTGCCCCTCACCGGCAGAACCATCCCCGTGATCCCGGATGAGTATGTGGAGATGGAATTCGGCACCGGCTGCGTGAAAGTGACCCCCGCCCACGACCCCAACGACTTTGAGATCGGCCGCCGCCACGACCTGCCCCAGCTGCTGGTGATGGACGAGCACGGCGTGATGAACGCCGCCGCCGGGGCTGATTTTGAGGGTCTGGACCGCTTTGCCTGCCGGGAAAAGGTGGTGCAGCTGCTCACCGCGCAGGGCCTGCTGGAAAAGATCGAGAACCACGAGCACGCCGTGGGCCACTGCTACCGCTGCGACACGGCGATCGAGCCCTATCTTTCGGACCAGTGGTTCGTGAAGATGAAGCCTCTGGCCGGCCGCGCCATCGAGGTGGTGGAAAAGGGCGAAGTGCGCTTCCAGCCGGAACGCTGGACCAAAGTTTACATGCACTGGATGAACAACATCCGCGACTGGTGCATCTCCCGCCAGATCTGGTGGGGCCACCGCATCCCGGCCTATTACTGCCTGGAATGCGGCGCCATGGTGGTGGCGAAAGAGGCTCCGGCCGCCTGTCCGGATTGCGGCCACACGGCTTTCCGCCAGGATGAGGACGTGCTGGACACCTGGTTCTCCAGCTGGCTCTGGCCTTTCTCCACCCTCGGCTGGCCCGGCGAAACCGCGGACCTGAAACGCTTCCTGCCCACCCAGGTGCTGATCACCGCCCCGGAGATCATCTACCTCTGGGTGGCCCGCATGATCATGAGCACCCTGCATTTCAGGGATGTGATCCCCTTCGACACCGTCCTGCTGCACGGCACTGTGCGCGACGAACTGGGCCGCAAGATGAGCAAATCGCTGGGCAATTCGCCCGATCCCATCGACATCATCAACCAGGTGGGGGCCGACGCCCTCCGCTTTTCCATGGTCTTCGGCACCCCCAAAGGCGCCGATGTCATCTATTCCGACGCCATCCTGGAAACCGGGCGCAACTTCGCCAACAAGATCTGGAACGCCTACCGCTTCATCATGATGAACGTGGCCGAGGGCGAGAAGCTGCCGGCCAAAGAGGATCTGCGGCTGGAACTGGCCGACCGCTGGATCTACTCCCGGCTGAACGAAACCGCCCGCGAAGCCGCCGGACACTATCAGAACCTGAGGCTCAACGACGCCGGGCAGTGCGTGTTCCAGTTCATCTGGGACGAATTCTGCTCCTGGTATATCGAGCTGTCCAAAGACCGCCTCAATTCCGAGGATCCCGCCGCCCGCGGCACCGCGCTGTATATCCTGCTCGACGTGATGCAGTCCGCCATGCGCCTGCTGCATCCCATCATGCCCTTCATCACGGAAGAGATCTGGCAAAGCGTGAGTTGTGTGTTTCCCCAGCCGGAGGAGGCCCTCATCGTGGCCGCTTTCCCGGTCTGTGACGAAGCTTTGGTGGATCCCGCCATCGCCGATGACATGGCCTTCATGCAGCAGGCCATCTCCGCCGCCCGCAACCTGCGCAAGCAGATCAACCTCAACCCCGGTGCCAGGATCAACCTTGCCATCAGGGTCACTGCTGAGGAGCAGAAAGACCTCTTTGCCAGCTACGCAGCCTATTTCGGCAAACTGGCCAAGGTGGACGAACTCGAGGTGGCCACCGATCTGGCCAAACCGCCGGCCTCCATCGCCGCCGTGGTGCGCAACATCGAGATCTTCCTGCCCCTGACAGGGCTCATCGACCTCGAGGCGGAACGCGCCCGCCTGGGCAAACAGATCGAAAAAATGGAGAAGGAACTCGCCGGCGTGAACGCCAAACTCCAGAACCAGAACTTCCTGGCCAACGCCAAAGCCGAGGTGGTGGCCAATGAACGCCAGCGCTTTGCCGACCTCGGCACTAAACTGGACTTGACAAAAGAGCTGCTTAAGGATTTGAGGTAACCAGCAAACATTTTCCCGGCCCTTCCCAAAGGCCGGCACCGCGGCCCTGAAAGCCGCTTACAGCGATAGAGAGTGGGGCTATAGCTCAGTTGGGAGAGCGGAACGTTCGCAATGTTCAGGCCAGGGGTTCGAATCCCCTTAGCTCCACCACTCTTGCTTTCGCCGCCGGTTATTCCAGACCCCCTTTTTCCCACCCTCCCAGGCAAAAATCCAACATCGCCCCCAATATCAATACGGTATCAATACGGAATCAATACGGATTTCATCCGTAATGATTCCGTATTGATACCGTATTGATGCTTGGGGCCCAACCGTGGAAAATCAGATTGATCTGCCCCTGTTTATACTGATCGAAACCCTGAATGATACCCTGACTGATACTCTGAATGATGCCCCGTTTTACCCTGATGTGAAAGACGGAAGGCGGTGGCTTCAGCCACCGTTCCCGGGCATCAGCGGCCAAGGAGATACGATCTCCGGCGGTT is from Candidatus Cloacimonadota bacterium and encodes:
- a CDS encoding T9SS type A sorting domain-containing protein, with protein sequence MKTKLSLCKRLAGTLMLVLMAGLLSAQTPLFTFNVDDLEATERNTVWLFDFDSPSFPTHDGDWYSFGDTPLYLAYPFLHYYAEDIVRMGNPTNEGGLTVITCGQESIPFTDDPSQIGITFSPFGLIDLDQVNLVNPGNPWQTPGESGDIRTYSGSSGYITFGGENKLRILDLEYVITTPYPTGQEIHDFIQTLPYSLPYGWGTTENIGPGIFYGQTGYGTGIVDVFNSDPAWAALFEDVGHVVTIEMRNIVSRTTLNSTYHDFDMLLYAGTEPNVPVVLSGFTAAVNAANQPVLNWNTASENDLVGFRVLGSTASAMADAINLTPVLIPAQNCSCGADYSFTAWEFDTPGTYWFWLESLDMVGTSDFFGPVSVTVGATQTPALPERSSLGSVYPNPFAGGATASIPVEIKAGDSGELSIYNLSGQRVASFPVQQGSQTLSWNGLDLSGKACASGIYFYRLSAGNHQETKKLIILK
- a CDS encoding mechanosensitive ion channel family protein, translating into MEKLNDLIPFIQDPMIRKILGSVAVIALFWLIHWLLVSITHRRVEDPKTRYNLKKTIGYVLVTLGILVVGRIWFQAFESAATFLGLLSAGIAIALRDPLVNFVAWIFILWRKPFVVGNRIQVGEHAGDVIDIRVFQFSILEIGNWVQADQSTGRIIHIPNGKVFEQALCNFDMGFKYIWNEIPVLITFESDWQKAKAILQSIIDEHSGPMIKEAEQEIIASARKFLIYYRSITPIVYTSVEDSGVMLTIRYLTEIRKRRGGAEKIWEQILTRFGAEEKSIWLIPLTAW
- a CDS encoding valine--tRNA ligase, with the translated sequence MEISKTYAATQIEPKWYRFWEDKGYFKPGGDASKPPFTILIPPPNVTGILHIGHVLNNTLQDVVVRYHRMLGEPTLWLPGVDHAGIATQNMVEKELAKSGQSRHDVGREKLLELIWAWKQEKGDRIIDQLKLLGSSCDWERLRFTMDDQLSRAVKEVFVSLYEQGLIYKGKYIINWCPRCVTALANDEVEHADETGKLWHIRYPFADGSGHLVVATTRPETMLGDTAVAVNPKDERFQNLIGREVRLPLTGRTIPVIPDEYVEMEFGTGCVKVTPAHDPNDFEIGRRHDLPQLLVMDEHGVMNAAAGADFEGLDRFACREKVVQLLTAQGLLEKIENHEHAVGHCYRCDTAIEPYLSDQWFVKMKPLAGRAIEVVEKGEVRFQPERWTKVYMHWMNNIRDWCISRQIWWGHRIPAYYCLECGAMVVAKEAPAACPDCGHTAFRQDEDVLDTWFSSWLWPFSTLGWPGETADLKRFLPTQVLITAPEIIYLWVARMIMSTLHFRDVIPFDTVLLHGTVRDELGRKMSKSLGNSPDPIDIINQVGADALRFSMVFGTPKGADVIYSDAILETGRNFANKIWNAYRFIMMNVAEGEKLPAKEDLRLELADRWIYSRLNETAREAAGHYQNLRLNDAGQCVFQFIWDEFCSWYIELSKDRLNSEDPAARGTALYILLDVMQSAMRLLHPIMPFITEEIWQSVSCVFPQPEEALIVAAFPVCDEALVDPAIADDMAFMQQAISAARNLRKQINLNPGARINLAIRVTAEEQKDLFASYAAYFGKLAKVDELEVATDLAKPPASIAAVVRNIEIFLPLTGLIDLEAERARLGKQIEKMEKELAGVNAKLQNQNFLANAKAEVVANERQRFADLGTKLDLTKELLKDLR